One window of the Salvia splendens isolate huo1 chromosome 1, SspV2, whole genome shotgun sequence genome contains the following:
- the LOC121802469 gene encoding TOM1-like protein 1, translated as MNDNLMEKVSAFGERLMIGGSEVGQKITAGVSSVSFKMKEFFQGPNQTDQLVEEATAETLDEPDWATNLELCDRINHERVSSVELIRGIKKRIVLKSPRIQYLALVLLETVAKNCEKAFSEIAAVRVLDEMVKLIDDSQTLVNNRNKALMLIESWGESSNELLYLPVYEETYKSLKSRGVRFPARDEESLAPIFTPERSVEATEPSATLGQQLRYHIPVQSFSAEQIKEALDVARNSIELLSTVLSSSTQQDAIEDELATTLLHQCRESRYTVQRIIETGGDNEAVLFEALNVNDEIQKVLSKYEEMKTPSGSPKGPEPAMIPIAVEPDHSPAAGSEESLVRKPPSGSNDEVMDDLDEMIFGQKSGSGQDAKEQQPPKEDLISL; from the exons ATGAATGACAACTTGATGGAGAAAGTCAGCGCTTTTGGTGAGCGATTAATGATTGGGGGATCTGAGGTGGGGCAGAAGATCACTGCGGGAGTGAGCTCTGTTAGTTTCAAGATGAAGGAGTTCTTCCAAGGTCCGAACCAGACTGATCAGCTCGTCGAGGAAGCAACTGCTGAAACTCTTGACGAGCCTGATTGGGCTACGAATCTCGAACTTTGTGACAGGATCAATCATGAGAGGGTCAGCAGTGTTGAGTTGATCAGGGGGATAAAGAAGCGGATCGTGCTGAAAAGCCCTAGGATTCAGTATTTGGCCCTTGTGTTGCTGGAAACTGTTGCGAAGAATTGTGAGAAGGCGTTCTCGGAGATTGCGGCCGTGAGGGTCCTGGATGAGATGGTGAAGCTGATTGATGATTCACAAACTTTGGTCAACAACCGCAATAAGGCTCTGATGTTAATTGAGTCATGGGGAGAGTCCAGTAATGAACTTCTTTATTTGCCTGTTTATGAAGAAACGTATAAG AGTCTAAAATCCAGAGGAGTTCGGTTCCCTGCTCGTGATGAAGAGAGTCTAGCTCCAATATTTACTCCGGAAAGATCTGTGGAAGCAACGGAGCCTAGCGCCACACTGGGACAGCAACTCCGTTATCATATTCCTGTCCAGAGCTTTTCTGCTGAACAGATAAAGGAAGCATTGGACGTGGCAAGAAACAGTATCGAGCTTCTAAGCACCGTTTTATCATCTTCCACTCAGCAAGATGCTATTGAG GATGAATTGGCCACCACCCTTTTACACCAATGCCGAGAGTCCCGTTACACTGTTCAGAGAATCATCGAGACAGGTGGCGACAACGAGGCAGTGCTCTTTGAAGCGCTGAATGTGAACGATGAGATTCAAAAAGTTCTGTCCAAATACGAAGAGATGAAGACGCCCTCAGGGTCGCCAAAGGGGCCGGAGCCCGCCATGATCCCCATCGCTGTTGAGCCCGACCATTCACCTGCTGCCGGCAGCGAAGAATCCCTTGTCAGAAAGCCTCCATCAGGCAGCAATGACGAGGTGATGGACGATCTCGACGAGATGATCTTCGGCCAGAAGTCCGGCAGCGGACAAGATGCGAAGGAACAGCAGCCACCCAAGGAAGATCTCATCTCCTTGTGA
- the LOC121802438 gene encoding uncharacterized protein LOC121802438, which translates to MAKFNVVQKKRRTFIANEKRRIHGDPASGKLHQRIQPKSISGKRQRKLLKKWRREQKEAVEKGLITMQDVEMAAADEPAEDAKKTPVKFPMKRAARLRLKKNTKKSQKPVGEASNDSMVE; encoded by the exons ATGGCGAAATTCAACGTTGTGCAGAAGAAGCGGCGGACGTTCATTGCCAATGAGAAGAGGAGGATTCACGGAGACCCGGCGTCGGGGAAGCTGCACCAGAGAATTCAACCTAAATCCATATCCGGCAAGCGCCAGCGCAAGCTGCTCAAGAAATGGCGCAGG GAGCAGAAGGAGGCCGTGGAAAAGGGGTTAATTACTATGCAAGATGTTGAGATGGCCGCTGCTGACG AGCCTGCGGAAGATGCTAAAAAGACTCCCGTTAAATTCCCAATGAAGAGGGCTGCCAGACTAAGATTGAAGAAGAACACGAAAAAATCTCAAAAACCTGTTGGAGAAGCATCAAATGACTCCATGGTGGAGTAA
- the LOC121802448 gene encoding ATPase family AAA domain-containing protein 3-B-like — protein sequence MAKNLASGVLAAIVHAAFGAEHSYADGSFKFSPFSSSPSAPEPAAEPTKPPDQPAERRHRNDNPRTTSSGFDPEALERGAKALKEITSSSHAKKVFEVMKKQEETRQQELNAKAAEFKALQAQAETEKQKVVYDEQKKLAQTQAQIKSQMARYEDELARKRMQAENEQQRARNQEIVKMQEESAMRQEAARRATEEQIQAQRRQTEREKAEIERETIRVRAMAEAEGRAHEAKLAEEVNKRMLVERANAEREKWVSAINTTFEHIGGGLHAILTDQNKLVVAVGGVTALAAGVYTTREGARVIWSYVDRILGQPSLIRESSRGKYPWSGLFSRGLRSITSGANRSSQNGNGFGDVILNPSLQRRIQHLATATANTKAHQAPFRNMLFYGPPGTGKTMAARELARKSGLDYALMTGGDVAPLGSQAVTKIHQLFDWAKKSNRGLLLFIDEADAFLCERNKTYMSEAQRSALNALLFRTGDQSKDIVLALATNRPGDLDSAVADRIDEVLEFPLPGEEERFKLLKLYLRKYIAEAGERKPGLFSHFFKKQQKKIEIKGVTEDLIKEAAAKTEGFSGREIAKLMASVQAAVYSSEDCVLDATLFREVVDYKVAEHQQRKKLAEGQDAAK from the exons ATGGCTAAAAATTTGGCATCAGGGGTGCTAGCAGCTATAGTTCATGCTGCATTTGGTGCAGAGCACTCCTACGCAGATGGCTCATTCAAGTTCTCTCCATTCTCCAGCTCCCCGTCGGCTCCGGAGCCGGCTGCGGAGCCGACTAAGCCGCCGGACCAGCCGGCTGAGCGGCGGCATCGGAATGATAATCCTAGGACGACATCTTCTGGCTTCGATCCTGAGGCATTGGAGAGGGGCGCGAAAGCGTTGAAAGAGATTACTAGCTCTTCGCATGCTAAAAag GTATTTGAAGTGATGAAAAAACAAGAAGAAACGAGGCAGCAAGAGTTAAATGCAAAAGCAGCGGAATTCAAGGCGTTACAAGCTCAAGCTGAAACT GAGAAACAAAAAGTGGTGTATGATGAACAGAAAAAGCTAGCTCAGACACAAGCACAAATAAAATCACAGATGGCTCGATATGAAGATGAATTGGCAAGGAAAAGAATGCag GCAGAGAATGAACAACAAAGAGCAAGAAATCAAGAGATTGTGAAAATGCAAGAAGAATCAGCTATGAGGCAGGAGGCTGCCAGACGAGCAACTGAAGAGCAAATTCAAGCACAACGTCGCCAAACTGAAAGAGAAAAGGCAGAGATTGAACGTGAAACTATCAGGGTTCGGGCTATGGCAGAGGCAGAGGGTAGAGCCCATGAAGCCAAGCTTGCCGAGGAAGTTAATAAAAGGATGCTGGTTGAGCGTGCaaatgcagagagagagaaatgggtTTCTGCGATTAATACAACTTTTGAACACATTGGAg GGGGTCTGCATGCAATTTTGACGGATCAAAACAAGCTTGTTGTAGCTGTTGGAGGTGTAACAGCTCTTGCTGCAGGAGTATACACAACAAG AGAAGGTGCCAGGGTAATTTGGAGTTATGTGGACCGAATTTTGGGACAACCATCTCTAATAAGAGAATCTTCGCGAGGGAAATATCCATGGTCTGGCCTATTTTCCCGTGGCCTGAGAAGCATCACCAGTGGTGCTAATAGAAGTTCTCAAAACGGGAATGGGTTTGGCGATGTTATCTTGAATCCTTCTCTTCAGAGGCGGATTCAACACTTGGCAACTGCAACGGCTAATACTAAAGCTCATCAGGCACCATTCAGGAACATGCTCTTTTATGGGCCGCCAGGAACTGGAAAAACGATGGCTGCTAGGGAGCTTGCCCGTAAATCT GGCCTTGACTATGCCTTAATGACTGGAGGAGATGTTGCTCCACTGGGTTCTCAGGCTGTTACAAAGATACATCAATTGTTTGACTGGGCTAAGAAGTCGAACAGGGGATTACTGCTTTTCATCGATGAAGCAGACGCGTTCTTGTGCGA GCGGAACAAAACATACATGAGTGAAGCTCAAAGGAGTGCACTCAACGCACTGTTATTTCGCACTGGCGACCAATCCAAGGATATAGTCCTTGCTCTTGCAACCAACCGACCAGGTGATCTCGACTCCGCTGTGGCAGATCGTATCGATGAGGTCCTCGAATTCCCCTTGCCCGGCGAAGAGGAGCGTTTCAAACTCCTCAAACTCTATCTGCGCAAGTACATAGCAGAAGCCGGAGAGAGAAAACCAGGCTTGTTCTCGCATTTCTTCAAGAAACAACAGAAGAAAATCGAGATCAAGGGCGTGACCGAGGATCTCATCAAAGAAGCTGCTGCAAAGACTGAGGGGTTCTCCGGAAGAGAAATCGCGAAGCTCATGGCTAGCGTTCAAGCAGCGGTCTACAGCAGTGAGGACTGCGTGCTGGACGCCACTCTTTTCCGCGAAGTTGTCGACTATAAAGTTGCAGAGCATCAACAGAGGAAGAAACTTGCTGAAGGGCAAGATGCTGCCAAGTGA
- the LOC121802460 gene encoding probable arabinosyltransferase ARAD1, which produces MAGKHFSSASAAAKSQRSLLFLFGLSIIFLSLIFYLFASSSSSSFPTLHATAFPAAQNPNADYSFVSSLEKFLTNHKSKSPSIRDDTVDERNVKRLDDLIAEEEEKRLYGGESSFYSPIRVYVYDMPSKFTYDLLWLFHNTYRETSNLTSNGSPVHRLIEQHSIDYWLWADLIAPESERLLKNVVRVHKQEEADLFYIPVFTTISFFLLEKQQCKALYREALKWVTDQPAWNRSEGRDHILPVHHPWSFKSVRKFMKKAIWLLPDMDSTGNWYKPGHVYLEKDLILPYVPNVHLCDSKCLSDSKRTTLLFFRGRLKRNAGGKIRAKLVAELIGSKDVVIEEGTTGEGGKNAAQIGMRKSIFCLNPAGDTPSSARLFDAIVSGCIPVIVSDELELPFEGILDYRKIAVFISSSDAMQPGWLVSYLRNISPSQIRLKQTSLAKYSRHFLYSHPAQPLGPEDLVWRMMAGKLVNIKLHSRRSQRAVKESRSICSCECRRPNSTSPVPFA; this is translated from the exons ATGGCCGGAAAACACTTTTCCTCCGCTTCCGCCGCCGCAAAATCGCAGAGATCCCTTCTCTTCCTCTTCGGTCTATCCATCATCTTCCTCTCTCTAATCTTCTACTTGTTCgcctcctcttcctcttcatcCTTCCCCACTCTGCACGCCACCGCATTCCCCGCAGCTCAAAACCCTAATGCCGACTATTCGTTCGTCTCCTCACTAGAGAAGTTTCTCACCAATCACAAATCCAAATCCCCCTCCATCCGCGACGACACCGTCGATGAACGGAATGTGAAGAGATTAGACGATTTGATAGCGGAGGAAGAGGAGAAACGTCTCTACGGAGGAGAGAGTTCGTTTTACTCGCCGATTAGGGTTTATGTGTATGATATGCCGTCGAAATTCACCTACGATTTGCTCTGGCTGTTTCACAATACGTATAGAGAGACCAGTAATCTCACCTCCAATGGTAGTCCTGTTCATCGATTGATCGAGCAA CATTCGATTGACTATTGGCTGTGGGCGGATTTAATAGCGCCGGAATCAGAGAGGTTGTTGAAGAATGTGGTCAGAGTTCACAAGCAGGAAGAGGCAGACTTGTTCTACATTCCAGTCTTCACTACAATCAGCTTTTTCTTGTTAGAGAAACAGCAATGCAAGGCTCTTTATAGG GAAGCTCTAAAGTGGGTCACAGACCAACCAGCTTGGAACCGGTCTGAGGGTAGAGATCATATCTTACCAGTTCATCATCCTTGGTCATTTAAATCTGTTCGAAAGTTTATGAAGAAAGCAATCTGGCTCCTTCCAGATATGGACTCAACTGGGAATTG GTATAAGCCTGGACATGTTTACCTTGAGAAAGACCTCATACTTCCATATGTTCCCAATGTCCATTTGTGTGATTCCAAATGCTTGTCTGATTCAAAGAGGACTACACTGCTATTTTTTCGAGGAAGGCTGAAAAGAAATGCT GGCGGTAAAATTCGTGCTAAACTTGTGGCAGAACTTATTGGTTCCAAGGATGTGGTTATAGAGGAGGGTACTACTGGAGAGGGAGGAAAGAATGCTGCTCAGATTGGCATGCGCAA GTCTATCTTTTGCCTTAACCCAGCTGGTGATACTCCTTCATCTGCTAGGTTGTTTGATGCTATTGTTAGTGGCTGCATCCCTGTAATAGTTAGTGATGAGTTGGAACTTCCTTTTGAAGGAATTCTTGATTACCGCAAG ATTGCTGTATTCATCTCCTCTAGTGATGCCATGCAGCCAGGTTGGCTCGTATCCTATTTAAGAAATATTTCTCCCTCCCAAATAAGACTGAAACAAACAAGTCTTGCTAAG TACTCAAGGCATTTTCTATATTCCCATCCTGCTCAGCCATTGGGTCCAGAAGACTTGGTTTGGAGAATG ATGGCAGGTAAGTTGGTTAACATCAAGCTTCACTCGAGGAGATCGCAACGTGCTGTCAAAGAATCTAGAAGCATCTGCAGTTGCGAATGCAGGCGACCGAACAGTACTAGCCCAGTACCCTTCGCTTGA